The following are encoded together in the Pristis pectinata isolate sPriPec2 chromosome 31, sPriPec2.1.pri, whole genome shotgun sequence genome:
- the LOC127584927 gene encoding peroxiredoxin-1-like, with amino-acid sequence MAAGNAKIGHPAPDFTAKAVMPNGEFKDLTLSSYKGKYIVVFFYPLDFTFVCPTEIIAFSDRADEFRKINCEVIGASTDSHFSHLAWINTPRKQGGLGHMKVPLVADLTHSISKDYGVLKEDEGISYRGLFIIDDKGILRQITINDLPVGRSVDETLRLVQAFQFTDKHGEVCPAGWKPGSDTIKPDVEGSKKFFEKQA; translated from the exons ATGGCAGCAGGAAATGCTAAAATTGGTCATCCTGCACCTGATTTCACAGCCAAGGCTGTGATGCCTAATGGGGAATTCAAGGATTTGACTCTGTCCAGTTACAAAG GAAAGTACATTGTGGTGTTTTTCTATCCACTGGATTTCACCTTTGTCTGCCCTACTGAGATCATTGCATTCAGTGACAGAGCAGATGAGTTTCGCAAGATCAACTGTGAAGTTATTGGTGCCTCCACAGATTCCCATTTCAGTCACTTAGCCTG GATCAACACTCCTCGTAAACAAGGTGGTCTTGGCCACATGAAAGTTCCACTGGTTGCTGACTTGACACATTCCATCTCCAAAGACTATGGTGTCCTAAAGGAAGATGAAGGAATATCTTACAg AGGTCTATTTATTATTGATGACAAAGGAATCCTGCGTCAGATCACAATCAATGATCTTCCAGTTGGTCGATCTGTGGATGAGACACTTAGGCTGGTGCAAGCCTTCCAATTCACTGACAAACATGGAGAAG TTTGCCCTGCAGGATGGAAGCCTGGTAGTGATACCATCAAGCCTGATGTGGAGGGCAGCAAAAAGTTCTTTGAGAAACAGGCCTAG